One Treponema primitia ZAS-1 DNA segment encodes these proteins:
- the prfA gene encoding peptide chain release factor 1, whose amino-acid sequence MNERLESLLRRYDELSGLIQDPELVKDQKKYRDTMREYSQLDTIAGTQREIEEISAQLADTKTLIQDEKDPDMREMAKEESRELETHLKDAEDRLKFLLIPKDPLDEKNIIMEIRAGTGGDEAALFASDLYRMYSRFAETKGWKFEIMSSNETELGGFKEIVFSISGNNVYENLRYESGVHRVQRVPATEASGRIHTSAVTVAVLPEADETEIDIRTEDLRIDVMRAGGPGGQCVNTTDSAVRITHIPSGVVVQCQDEKSQIKNKAKAMRVLRARIYEMEEAKAAASRSEARKNQVGSGDRSERIRTYNFPQNRLTDHRINLTLYKLDLIMQGDVEELFDALKLSAREELLQTTASVTAAS is encoded by the coding sequence GTGAACGAACGTCTTGAATCACTGCTGCGGCGGTATGATGAACTATCGGGCCTAATCCAGGACCCTGAGCTGGTGAAGGATCAGAAAAAATACCGCGATACCATGAGGGAATATTCCCAATTGGATACCATTGCCGGCACTCAAAGGGAAATCGAAGAAATTTCCGCCCAGCTTGCGGACACCAAAACCCTGATCCAGGATGAAAAGGATCCGGATATGCGGGAAATGGCCAAGGAAGAAAGCCGGGAACTGGAAACCCATCTAAAGGATGCGGAGGATCGCCTCAAATTCCTGCTTATCCCCAAGGACCCCCTGGACGAAAAGAATATCATCATGGAAATCCGGGCGGGTACCGGCGGCGACGAGGCGGCCCTCTTTGCGTCGGACCTCTACCGTATGTATTCCCGGTTTGCGGAAACCAAGGGCTGGAAGTTTGAAATTATGAGCTCCAACGAAACCGAGCTTGGGGGCTTTAAGGAAATCGTTTTTTCCATCAGCGGTAATAATGTGTACGAAAATCTCCGCTACGAGTCGGGGGTACACCGTGTTCAGCGGGTTCCCGCTACCGAAGCTTCGGGCCGTATCCACACCTCCGCAGTAACCGTGGCGGTGCTCCCCGAAGCGGACGAGACCGAAATCGATATACGTACCGAAGACCTCCGTATCGATGTGATGCGTGCCGGCGGTCCCGGGGGTCAGTGTGTTAACACCACCGACTCGGCGGTACGGATCACCCATATCCCCTCCGGGGTGGTGGTCCAATGTCAGGATGAAAAGAGCCAGATTAAAAACAAGGCCAAAGCCATGCGTGTACTCCGGGCACGGATCTACGAAATGGAGGAAGCCAAAGCCGCCGCCTCCCGTTCGGAGGCCCGGAAAAACCAAGTAGGCAGCGGGGACCGCTCTGAGCGTATCCGTACCTACAACTTCCCCCAAAACCGCCTTACGGATCATCGTATCAACCTTACGCTCTATAAACTGGACCTGATCATGCAGGGGGATGTGGAAGAACTCTTCGACGCCCTTAAACTTTCCGCCCGGGAAGAATTACTCCAAACCACAGCATCGGTAACCGCCGCTTCGTGA